One Arthrobacter sp. StoSoilB20 DNA segment encodes these proteins:
- the uvrA gene encoding excinuclease ABC subunit UvrA, with translation MPKALAEDTAIESANSVPVVPDTKPARPDLSRLVVKGAREHNLRNVDLDLPRDAMIVFTGLSGSGKSSLAFDTIFAEGQRRYVESLSAYARQFLGQVDKPDVDFIEGLSPAVSIDQKSTSKNPRSTVGTITEIYDYMRLLWARVGRPHCPVCGEPIARQTPQQIVDQLLELETGTRFQVLAPVVRGRKGEFVDLFKELTAKGYSRARVDGDLVQLSDPPKLGKQFKHTIEVVVDRLVVKDDISQRLTDSVETALGLAEGRVLVEFVDLEVGDPGRIRAFSENLACPNEHPLAIDEIEPRSFSFNNPFGACSACSGIGTKLEVDEELIVPNPELSLGEGAIAPWSLGTATTEYWNRLLEGLAHELGFSMKTPWEKLSKEVRNTVLHGKDHKVVVQYKNRFGRERKYSTGFEGAIQYVHRKHGETDSDWARDRYEEYMRQIPCPECNGARLNPASLSVLINGKSIAAVAALPMRECAEFLGSLTLTNREAQIANQVLKEIQARLTFLLDVGLEYLNLERPSGTLSGGEAQRIRLATQIGSGLVGVLYVLDEPSIGLHQRDNRRLIETLTRLRDLGNTLIVVEHDEDTIHEADWVVDIGPGAGEHGGQVVHSGTYKELLENTDSLTGDYLSGRRKIDVPAKRRKYDKKRELKVVGARENNLDNVDATFPLGLFTAVTGVSGSGKSTLVNEILYKVLANKLNGAKQVAGRHRTVAGLEHLDKVVHVDQSPIGRTPRSNPATYTGVFDNIRKLFAETTEAKVRGYQPGRFSFNVKGGRCEACSGDGTLKIEMNFLPDVYVPCEVCHGARYNRETLEVHYKGKTIADVLNMPIEEGAEFFAAFTPIARHLKTLVDVGLGYVRLGQPATTLSGGEAQRVKLAAELQKRSNGRSIYVLDEPTTGLHFEDIRKLLMVLQGLVDKGNTVITIEHNLDVIKSADWIVDLGPNGGSGGGKIVATGTPEQVAKSKDSHTATFLAEILG, from the coding sequence GTGCCCAAAGCCTTAGCTGAAGATACCGCCATCGAATCCGCCAACAGCGTTCCCGTCGTTCCTGATACCAAACCCGCGAGGCCCGACCTTTCGCGGCTCGTGGTCAAGGGCGCCCGGGAACACAATCTGCGCAACGTGGACCTCGACCTTCCCCGTGATGCCATGATCGTCTTCACAGGGCTCTCAGGCTCCGGGAAGTCCTCACTGGCCTTTGACACCATCTTTGCCGAAGGGCAGCGACGCTACGTCGAATCACTCTCGGCCTACGCCCGCCAGTTCCTTGGCCAGGTTGACAAGCCTGATGTCGACTTCATCGAAGGCCTGTCGCCCGCGGTCTCCATCGACCAGAAGTCCACCAGCAAGAACCCGCGCTCCACGGTGGGCACCATCACGGAGATCTATGACTACATGCGGTTGCTCTGGGCCCGCGTGGGCCGCCCTCACTGCCCTGTTTGCGGGGAACCCATCGCACGGCAGACGCCGCAGCAAATCGTGGACCAGCTCCTGGAGCTTGAGACGGGCACGCGCTTCCAGGTCCTCGCTCCCGTGGTCCGTGGACGCAAGGGCGAGTTCGTTGATCTCTTCAAGGAGTTGACCGCCAAGGGGTATTCGCGTGCCCGCGTGGACGGCGACCTCGTTCAATTGAGCGATCCACCCAAGCTGGGCAAGCAGTTCAAGCACACCATTGAGGTGGTGGTTGACCGCTTGGTGGTCAAGGACGACATCAGCCAGCGTCTCACTGACTCCGTGGAAACCGCTCTTGGCCTGGCTGAAGGCCGCGTCCTTGTTGAATTCGTGGATCTCGAGGTCGGGGATCCCGGCCGCATTCGCGCTTTCTCCGAAAATCTGGCGTGCCCCAACGAGCACCCTTTGGCGATCGACGAGATCGAGCCGCGCTCCTTCTCCTTCAACAACCCCTTCGGTGCTTGCTCGGCGTGCAGCGGCATCGGCACCAAGCTGGAGGTGGACGAGGAACTCATCGTCCCCAACCCTGAGCTGTCCTTGGGCGAGGGCGCCATCGCCCCATGGTCGCTTGGCACGGCAACTACCGAATACTGGAACCGGCTGCTTGAGGGCTTGGCCCACGAGCTCGGATTCTCCATGAAGACTCCTTGGGAAAAGCTGTCCAAGGAAGTCCGGAACACCGTATTGCACGGCAAGGACCACAAAGTTGTTGTCCAGTACAAGAACCGCTTTGGCCGTGAGCGCAAATACAGCACGGGCTTTGAGGGTGCAATTCAGTACGTCCACCGCAAGCACGGCGAAACCGATTCCGATTGGGCCCGTGATCGGTACGAAGAGTACATGCGCCAGATCCCCTGCCCTGAGTGCAACGGTGCCCGCTTGAACCCGGCGTCCTTGTCAGTGCTGATCAATGGCAAGTCCATTGCCGCAGTTGCGGCTTTGCCCATGCGGGAGTGCGCTGAGTTCCTGGGCAGCTTGACCCTCACCAACAGGGAAGCGCAGATCGCCAACCAGGTGCTGAAGGAGATCCAGGCCCGCCTGACCTTCCTCCTGGATGTGGGACTGGAATACCTCAACCTCGAGCGTCCCTCGGGAACCTTGTCCGGTGGAGAGGCCCAGCGCATCCGGCTGGCAACACAGATCGGCTCAGGCCTGGTGGGTGTCCTCTATGTTCTTGACGAGCCCTCCATCGGCCTTCACCAGCGCGACAACCGACGACTCATCGAGACACTCACCCGTCTCCGGGACCTCGGCAACACCCTCATTGTGGTGGAGCACGACGAAGACACCATCCACGAGGCTGACTGGGTGGTGGACATTGGACCGGGTGCCGGTGAGCACGGAGGCCAGGTGGTGCATTCGGGCACCTACAAGGAACTGCTGGAGAACACCGATTCCCTCACGGGTGACTACCTTTCGGGGCGTCGGAAGATCGATGTTCCCGCCAAGCGCCGGAAGTACGACAAAAAGCGGGAGCTGAAAGTTGTTGGTGCCCGTGAGAACAACCTCGACAACGTTGATGCCACCTTCCCGCTGGGGCTCTTTACAGCGGTAACCGGCGTCAGCGGTTCGGGCAAGTCCACGCTGGTCAACGAGATCCTCTACAAGGTCCTCGCCAACAAGCTCAACGGGGCCAAGCAAGTGGCCGGGCGGCACCGGACCGTGGCGGGACTGGAACACCTGGACAAGGTGGTCCACGTTGATCAAAGTCCCATTGGCCGCACGCCCCGTTCCAACCCGGCAACGTACACGGGGGTGTTTGACAACATCCGCAAGCTCTTCGCCGAGACCACCGAAGCCAAGGTGCGCGGGTATCAGCCCGGCCGCTTCTCGTTCAATGTCAAGGGCGGTCGCTGCGAGGCCTGTTCAGGCGACGGCACGTTGAAGATCGAGATGAACTTCCTTCCGGACGTCTACGTTCCTTGTGAGGTCTGCCATGGCGCCCGGTATAACCGGGAAACCCTTGAAGTCCATTACAAGGGCAAGACCATCGCCGATGTCCTCAATATGCCCATTGAGGAGGGTGCGGAGTTCTTCGCGGCCTTCACGCCGATTGCGCGCCATTTGAAGACCTTGGTGGACGTGGGACTGGGCTACGTGCGTTTGGGACAGCCGGCCACCACGCTTTCCGGTGGCGAGGCCCAGCGGGTGAAGCTTGCTGCTGAATTGCAGAAGCGCTCGAACGGTCGCAGCATCTATGTCCTTGACGAACCCACCACGGGTTTGCATTTTGAGGACATCAGGAAGCTGCTCATGGTGCTCCAGGGCCTGGTGGACAAAGGCAACACGGTGATTACCATCGAGCACAACCTGGACGTCATCAAGTCGGCCGACTGGATTGTGGACCTTGGGCCCAACGGTGGTTCCGGCGGCGGAAAGATTGTGGCCACTGGAACGCCCGAACAGGTTGCGAAATCCAAGGACAGCCACACGGCGACATTCCTGGCCGAAATTCTCGGTTAG
- a CDS encoding HAD hydrolase-like protein, whose protein sequence is MTQTTVPVIFDLDGTLVDPAGGITGGISAALREMDLPVPEQAVLNSMVGPKLSDSLLHLAHVPEALVNETIERYRRHYRETGIGQSKLYPGIYELLQYFAASGRAVAVATQKPQSIARLVLEHHHIADFFVSIRGAADNESLEANTASGKIEIVGAALSDLNSQPAVMVGDRHQDVAGAMANGLDCIGVSWGFAPDGELEEAGAVAVVHTAVELRTKIEELDAVRATALSEVQNDGSL, encoded by the coding sequence GTGACTCAAACAACGGTGCCCGTAATATTCGATCTGGACGGCACCCTTGTCGATCCCGCAGGCGGTATCACGGGAGGAATCTCTGCTGCCCTCCGTGAAATGGACCTTCCTGTTCCGGAGCAGGCCGTGCTCAATTCCATGGTGGGTCCCAAGCTCAGCGACTCCTTGCTGCATTTGGCACACGTTCCCGAAGCGCTGGTCAACGAGACCATTGAGCGGTACCGGCGCCATTACAGGGAAACCGGTATTGGGCAGAGCAAGCTTTACCCCGGTATTTACGAACTCCTCCAATACTTTGCTGCGTCCGGCCGCGCTGTGGCCGTTGCTACGCAGAAGCCGCAGTCCATTGCCCGGCTTGTCCTCGAGCACCATCACATTGCCGATTTCTTCGTCTCCATCCGTGGGGCAGCGGACAACGAGTCCCTGGAAGCAAATACGGCATCGGGCAAAATCGAAATTGTTGGCGCAGCCTTGTCGGACCTGAACTCCCAACCTGCGGTGATGGTAGGCGACAGGCACCAGGACGTTGCAGGAGCCATGGCGAACGGCCTGGACTGCATCGGGGTTTCCTGGGGATTCGCTCCGGACGGAGAACTCGAAGAAGCCGGCGCCGTGGCTGTTGTGCACACCGCAGTTGAATTGCGGACCAAAATTGAAGAACTTGACGCTGTCCGTGCGACGGCCCTGAGCGAGGTACAAAACGATGGCAGTCTTTGA
- a CDS encoding lysophospholipid acyltransferase family protein, which yields MAVFDAIRWTTRGLISSTCRPTVIGLENVPQDGPFIVAPNHLSFLDSVIVQALMPRPVAFFAKAEYFTTKGVKGAVMKSFFEAVGSIPVERGEQAASVQALKTLLDILESGKGIGIYPEGTRSRDGILYRGRTGVGWLALTTGAPVIPVGLIGTEKLQPADKNAVRPQHFTMKVGEPLYFDKTGPDHSLPARREVTDKIMDAIALLSGQDRSASYNQSKSVD from the coding sequence ATGGCAGTCTTTGATGCGATCCGGTGGACTACCCGTGGACTGATCTCCTCCACGTGCCGGCCTACTGTCATTGGGTTGGAAAACGTTCCCCAGGACGGTCCCTTTATTGTGGCTCCCAATCATCTGTCATTCCTTGACAGCGTTATTGTCCAGGCCCTGATGCCACGTCCGGTCGCTTTCTTTGCCAAGGCCGAGTACTTCACCACCAAAGGCGTCAAAGGCGCCGTCATGAAGTCATTCTTCGAGGCCGTGGGTTCCATTCCGGTTGAACGCGGCGAGCAAGCGGCCAGCGTGCAAGCGCTCAAGACACTGCTGGACATCCTGGAGTCGGGAAAGGGGATCGGTATTTACCCCGAGGGCACGCGGTCCCGGGACGGCATCCTCTACCGCGGCCGCACGGGCGTGGGGTGGCTTGCCCTGACCACCGGCGCTCCCGTTATCCCCGTGGGGCTGATCGGAACGGAAAAACTGCAACCGGCGGACAAGAACGCGGTGCGCCCGCAGCACTTCACCATGAAGGTGGGCGAGCCACTCTATTTTGATAAGACGGGTCCGGACCACTCGCTTCCGGCGCGACGTGAAGTAACCGACAAAATCATGGATGCCATCGCCCTGCTCAGCGGCCAGGACCGGTCTGCAAGCTACAACCAGAGCAAATCCGTCGACTAG
- the uvrC gene encoding excinuclease ABC subunit UvrC — MADPASYRPQTGEIPTTPGVYRFRDPHGRVIYVGKAKNLRSRLNSYFANPAGLLPKTHAMVHAASSVEWTMVGSELESLQLEYTWIKEFKPRFNVVFRDDKTYPYLAVTMGEKYPRVQVMRGERRKGTRYFGPYTAGAIRETMDTLLRVFPVRSCSAGVFKRAESSGRPCLLGYIDKCSAPCVGRVSAEEHRDLAEDFCSFMGGEAKRFIGRLEKDMAAAVAELDYERAAGLRDDIIALRKVFERNAVVLAEDTDADVFALHDDELEASVQVFHVRGGRVRGQRGWVVEKVEDATTPELIEHLLQQVYGEDSEVQGRIPREVLVPETPSNHAELTQWLGGLRGAKVDIRVPQRGDKAALMSTVRENAEQALKLHKTRRAGDITVRSVALQELQEALEIPVPLLRIECFDISHVQGTNVVASMVVVEDGLPKKADYRKFSITGAAAADDTAAMHDVLTRRFRHYLTDKAAQVPVVSGEIVNPTRSGARSGADVPPSDPTMPAPKAKFAYPPNLVVVDGGQPQVNAAKRALDELGIDDVYVVGLAKRLEEVWLPDSDFPVILPRTSQGLYLLQRIRDEAHRFAITFHRQKRGKAMTVSVLDGVPGLGEAKRKALVAHFGSLKKIKAASVEELTSAKGIGPALAAAVVQHLGSTEDSGTTAPAINMTTGEILES; from the coding sequence GTGGCAGATCCAGCAAGTTACCGGCCCCAAACGGGTGAGATTCCCACCACCCCAGGCGTCTATCGGTTCCGCGACCCCCATGGCCGGGTCATTTACGTGGGCAAAGCAAAGAACCTGCGGTCAAGACTCAATTCGTACTTCGCCAATCCAGCAGGGCTTCTTCCCAAGACCCATGCCATGGTCCATGCTGCCAGCAGTGTTGAATGGACAATGGTGGGCAGCGAGCTCGAATCGCTGCAGCTGGAGTACACCTGGATCAAGGAATTCAAGCCGCGCTTCAACGTGGTTTTCCGGGACGACAAAACCTACCCGTACCTCGCGGTCACCATGGGGGAGAAGTACCCCCGGGTGCAGGTCATGCGTGGCGAGCGGCGCAAGGGCACCAGGTACTTTGGTCCGTACACCGCCGGAGCCATCCGCGAAACAATGGACACCTTGCTGAGGGTTTTTCCCGTGCGCAGCTGCAGTGCGGGCGTCTTCAAGCGTGCCGAATCCAGCGGGCGCCCATGCCTTCTCGGCTACATCGACAAATGCTCGGCCCCTTGCGTTGGCCGTGTGAGTGCCGAAGAACACCGGGACCTTGCTGAAGACTTCTGTTCGTTCATGGGCGGTGAAGCGAAACGCTTCATCGGCCGCTTGGAGAAGGACATGGCAGCGGCCGTCGCCGAGCTCGACTACGAGCGCGCTGCCGGCCTCAGGGACGACATCATCGCGCTCAGGAAAGTCTTCGAGCGAAACGCCGTGGTTCTTGCCGAAGACACCGACGCTGACGTCTTCGCCCTCCACGACGACGAACTGGAGGCTTCCGTACAGGTGTTCCACGTCCGCGGCGGCCGGGTCCGGGGGCAGCGCGGGTGGGTTGTCGAAAAGGTCGAGGACGCCACCACTCCGGAGCTGATCGAGCACTTGCTGCAGCAGGTCTACGGCGAGGACAGCGAGGTCCAAGGCCGGATCCCCCGGGAAGTCCTGGTCCCGGAAACGCCCAGCAACCATGCCGAACTTACCCAGTGGCTTGGCGGACTGCGCGGGGCCAAAGTGGACATCCGGGTGCCCCAGCGCGGTGACAAGGCCGCCTTGATGTCCACCGTGCGCGAAAATGCGGAGCAGGCCCTCAAGCTGCACAAAACCCGCAGGGCAGGCGACATCACCGTACGGTCAGTGGCACTCCAGGAGCTGCAGGAAGCCTTGGAGATCCCTGTTCCCTTGCTGCGCATTGAATGTTTCGATATCTCCCATGTCCAGGGCACCAATGTTGTGGCCTCCATGGTGGTCGTGGAGGACGGGCTGCCCAAAAAGGCCGACTACCGGAAGTTCTCCATTACGGGAGCGGCAGCAGCGGACGATACCGCGGCCATGCACGACGTCCTGACCCGTCGGTTCAGGCACTACCTGACGGACAAAGCTGCCCAGGTGCCCGTGGTCTCGGGCGAAATCGTCAACCCCACACGTTCCGGGGCCAGGAGCGGCGCCGACGTGCCGCCGTCGGACCCCACCATGCCTGCCCCCAAGGCCAAGTTCGCCTATCCGCCCAACCTGGTAGTGGTGGACGGCGGCCAGCCACAGGTCAACGCCGCCAAGCGTGCGCTGGATGAACTGGGAATCGACGACGTCTACGTGGTGGGCCTGGCCAAGAGGCTGGAGGAAGTATGGCTTCCGGACAGCGACTTCCCGGTGATCCTGCCTAGGACTTCGCAGGGCTTGTACCTGCTTCAACGGATCCGTGACGAAGCACACCGCTTCGCCATCACCTTCCATCGGCAGAAGCGAGGGAAGGCCATGACGGTGTCCGTCCTGGACGGCGTGCCGGGCCTCGGTGAAGCCAAGCGCAAGGCCCTGGTGGCGCACTTCGGCTCGCTGAAAAAGATCAAAGCGGCCTCGGTAGAGGAGCTTACCTCTGCCAAGGGAATCGGCCCTGCGCTGGCAGCTGCCGTGGTCCAGCATCTGGGTTCCACCGAGGACTCAGGAACCACAGCCCCGGCGATCAACATGACCACCGGCGAAATCCTCGAATCTTAG
- the rapZ gene encoding RNase adapter RapZ, with amino-acid sequence MDEATPGAGTEHDGLTPVKPPEAELLVVTGMSGAGRSTASDALEDHGWYVVDNLPPQMLGTLAEIVSHAPKSIPKLAVVVDVRSKDLFTDIQTALGALSASGITFRVLFLDANDEVLVRRFEQGRRPHPLQGGGRILDGIGIEREVLRELREHADVVLDTSDFNVHGLATAITELFSDTGPVTLRLNVMSFGFKYGLPVDANFVADARFIPNPHWVPKLRPHTGLDEDVSNYVLGADGVHEFVDRYVRALEPVLDGYRQENKHYATLAVGCTGGKHRSVAVAVELSKRLAQYPRVTVTTTHRDLGRE; translated from the coding sequence ATGGATGAGGCAACACCGGGGGCCGGGACGGAGCATGACGGCCTCACGCCCGTCAAGCCCCCGGAGGCGGAACTGCTGGTTGTCACCGGCATGTCCGGGGCAGGCCGCAGTACGGCCTCGGACGCCCTGGAAGACCACGGCTGGTACGTGGTGGACAACCTCCCGCCGCAGATGCTCGGCACCTTGGCCGAAATTGTCTCCCACGCCCCCAAATCCATTCCCAAGCTGGCCGTGGTGGTGGATGTCCGCAGCAAGGACCTCTTCACCGACATCCAGACAGCGCTGGGTGCACTCAGTGCCAGCGGCATCACCTTCCGGGTGCTGTTCCTCGACGCCAACGACGAAGTCCTGGTCCGCCGTTTCGAGCAAGGCAGGCGTCCGCACCCCCTGCAGGGTGGCGGCCGGATCCTGGACGGCATAGGGATCGAGCGCGAGGTCCTGAGGGAACTGCGGGAGCATGCCGACGTCGTGCTGGATACGTCCGATTTCAACGTCCACGGCCTGGCAACAGCCATCACCGAGCTCTTCAGTGACACCGGCCCGGTTACCCTGCGATTGAACGTCATGAGCTTTGGATTCAAGTACGGCCTTCCAGTGGATGCCAACTTCGTAGCCGACGCCCGTTTCATTCCCAATCCGCATTGGGTTCCGAAACTTCGGCCCCACACCGGCTTGGATGAGGACGTCAGCAACTACGTCCTCGGTGCCGATGGCGTGCACGAATTCGTGGACAGGTACGTCCGGGCTTTGGAGCCGGTGCTGGACGGCTACCGCCAGGAGAACAAGCACTACGCCACCCTGGCTGTTGGCTGCACCGGAGGCAAGCACCGTTCGGTGGCAGTCGCCGTCGAGCTTTCAAAGCGTTTGGCGCAGTATCCACGCGTGACAGTCACCACCACCCACCGCGACCTGGGACGCGAATAG
- the yvcK gene encoding uridine diphosphate-N-acetylglucosamine-binding protein YvcK, which yields MGVLTGPLPLIPPKGVPGSQQKKSPSVVALGGGHGLAASLSALRLLTSELTAIVTVADDGGSSGRLREEYGVLPPGDLRMALSALCDDTDWGRTWRDVMQHRFNAGSAKGGSLDHHAMGNLLIVTLWELLGDTVAGLKWAGALLGARGQVLPMSSVPLTIEGKAHVGLPGGGQELRTVRGQAKCAVAGKLEEVRLLPEDAPACTEALTAIELADWVILGPGSWYTSVLPHLLLPELRQALGDTAAKRCLTMNLDVETKETSGMTAADHLDVLRRYAPEFSVDVVLADPAAIQDLKAFEKAAGMIGAEVVLGRVGASRRRPVHDPLLLAAAYHDIFGNS from the coding sequence GTGGGGGTCCTTACCGGCCCGCTTCCCCTTATTCCGCCCAAGGGTGTCCCCGGCAGCCAGCAAAAGAAGAGCCCCTCAGTGGTTGCCCTTGGTGGCGGCCACGGGCTGGCGGCGTCGCTCTCGGCATTGCGCTTGCTCACCTCGGAGCTCACGGCAATCGTTACGGTAGCGGACGACGGCGGCTCTTCCGGGCGGCTTCGCGAAGAGTACGGTGTCCTCCCGCCCGGTGACCTCCGGATGGCGCTCAGCGCATTGTGCGACGACACCGACTGGGGACGTACATGGCGTGACGTCATGCAGCACCGCTTCAATGCCGGATCCGCCAAAGGTGGCTCCCTGGACCACCACGCCATGGGCAACCTGCTGATCGTGACCCTCTGGGAGCTTTTGGGAGACACAGTGGCCGGCCTGAAATGGGCTGGAGCATTGCTCGGAGCCAGGGGCCAGGTCCTCCCCATGTCCAGTGTTCCCCTCACCATCGAGGGAAAGGCACACGTCGGGCTTCCCGGAGGCGGGCAGGAACTCAGGACTGTCCGGGGCCAGGCAAAATGCGCTGTTGCCGGCAAGCTCGAAGAGGTCAGGCTGTTGCCGGAGGACGCACCTGCCTGCACCGAAGCCCTGACGGCGATCGAGCTGGCTGACTGGGTTATTTTGGGTCCCGGCTCCTGGTACACCTCGGTGCTGCCGCATTTGCTGTTGCCCGAGCTCCGCCAAGCACTCGGCGACACCGCTGCCAAACGCTGCCTGACCATGAACCTGGATGTCGAAACCAAGGAAACATCGGGCATGACAGCCGCGGACCACCTGGACGTCCTGCGCCGCTATGCTCCGGAGTTCAGCGTCGATGTTGTCCTCGCCGATCCCGCCGCGATCCAGGACCTCAAGGCATTTGAGAAGGCCGCCGGGATGATCGGCGCCGAAGTGGTGTTGGGTAGAGTAGGGGCGTCGAGGCGCCGCCCCGTCCACGATCCATTGCTGCTGGCAGCGGCGTACCACGATATTTTCGGGAACAGTTAG
- the whiA gene encoding DNA-binding protein WhiA yields MALTASVKDELSRLDIKKSSVRKAEVSAMLRFAGGLHIISGRIVIEAEVDLASTARRLRAAIAEVYGHQSEIIVVSGGGLRRGSRYVVRVVRDGEALARQTGLLDGRGRPVRGLPSVVVNGSAADAEAVWRGAFLAHGSLTEPGRSSSLEVTCPGPESALALVGAARRLGIQAKAREVRGVDRVVIRDGDTIAALLTRMGAHDALMVWEERRMRKEVRATANRLANFDDANLRRSAQAAVAAGARVDRALEILGDDVPDHLKYAGELRVAHKQASLDELGRLADPPMTKDAIAGRIRRLLAMADKRALDLGIPGTEANVTPEMMDE; encoded by the coding sequence ATGGCACTTACTGCGTCGGTCAAGGACGAACTGTCCCGGCTGGACATCAAGAAATCTTCGGTCCGCAAGGCAGAAGTTTCGGCAATGCTGCGCTTCGCCGGCGGCTTGCACATCATTTCGGGCAGGATCGTTATTGAAGCCGAGGTTGATCTTGCCTCGACGGCGCGTCGCCTCCGTGCCGCAATAGCCGAGGTCTACGGCCACCAGAGCGAAATCATCGTCGTCTCCGGCGGCGGCCTCCGCCGCGGAAGCCGCTACGTTGTCCGCGTGGTCCGCGACGGCGAGGCCCTCGCCCGGCAGACAGGACTGCTGGATGGGCGGGGACGCCCGGTCCGTGGACTGCCATCAGTAGTGGTCAACGGCTCGGCTGCCGATGCCGAGGCTGTATGGCGGGGAGCCTTCCTCGCACACGGATCGCTGACGGAGCCAGGGCGTTCCTCTTCGCTGGAAGTGACCTGCCCCGGACCCGAGTCCGCACTGGCGCTTGTGGGAGCTGCCCGCCGCCTGGGCATCCAGGCCAAGGCCCGGGAGGTGCGCGGAGTCGACCGTGTGGTGATCCGGGACGGAGACACCATTGCAGCCCTCCTCACCCGGATGGGGGCACATGACGCCCTCATGGTCTGGGAGGAGCGGCGCATGCGCAAGGAAGTCCGGGCCACCGCCAACAGGCTGGCAAACTTTGACGACGCCAACCTGCGTCGCTCGGCACAAGCCGCCGTAGCCGCCGGCGCCCGGGTGGACCGGGCCTTGGAGATTCTTGGCGACGACGTTCCGGACCACCTCAAGTACGCAGGCGAACTCCGTGTAGCCCACAAGCAAGCCAGCTTGGATGAACTCGGACGCCTGGCCGATCCACCGATGACCAAGGACGCCATCGCGGGCCGTATCCGCCGGCTCCTGGCCATGGCGGACAAACGCGCCCTTGACCTTGGCATCCCGGGCACTGAGGCAAATGTGACTCCGGAAATGATGGACGAGTAG
- a CDS encoding superoxide dismutase produces the protein MTEYVLPELGYDYAALEPHISAKIMELHHSKHHAAYVAGANNALSQLADAREKGDYANINRLSKDLAFHTGGHINHSVFWNNISPDGGDKPEGELAAAIDDAFGSFDAFRAQFSAAALGLQGSGWAFLAYEPIGGNLLIEQLYDQQGNVAVGTTPLLMLDMWEHAFYLDYVNVKADYVKAFWNIANWADVAKRFEAARTNATGLIVL, from the coding sequence GTGACAGAGTACGTTCTGCCCGAGCTCGGCTACGACTATGCAGCACTCGAGCCGCACATTTCGGCAAAGATCATGGAGCTGCACCACAGCAAGCACCATGCTGCTTACGTTGCAGGCGCCAACAATGCCCTTTCCCAGCTGGCAGATGCCCGCGAGAAGGGTGACTACGCCAACATCAACCGTCTCTCCAAGGACCTCGCGTTCCACACCGGCGGACACATCAACCACTCCGTCTTCTGGAATAACATCTCCCCGGACGGCGGCGACAAGCCCGAAGGCGAGCTCGCTGCTGCGATCGATGATGCTTTCGGTTCGTTCGATGCCTTCCGTGCGCAGTTCAGCGCCGCGGCTCTCGGTTTGCAGGGTTCCGGCTGGGCTTTCCTGGCATACGAGCCCATCGGCGGCAACCTGCTCATCGAGCAGCTTTACGATCAGCAGGGCAACGTTGCAGTGGGTACCACTCCGCTGCTGATGCTGGACATGTGGGAGCACGCCTTCTACCTGGACTACGTCAACGTCAAGGCTGACTACGTCAAGGCCTTCTGGAACATTGCCAACTGGGCCGACGTCGCCAAGCGCTTCGAAGCCGCACGCACCAACGCCACGGGCCTCATCGTCCTCTAG